The bacterium genomic sequence GCCGGTCGTCCGAGAAGCGCACTAGCGGGACGGCAATGGTCCGCATCCGCGGCCGGGACAGTTGACAGTCGGGCGGGCCGGACTATCCTTCACCGCTGTTAGACTTCCTATGATTCTGCCGACCGTCAGGTTCTGATAAGGAGGCCATGTGTCTAAGACAAACCGCTTTGTTCCGGTCATTCTTCCTATCGCCTGTCTGCTCCTGTTCGCATCGAGTTGCAAGGCCAGTGCCACCAAAGACGTTGAGGGTCTGTGGCAGGGCACGCTCAAGGTGCCGAACGGCGAACTGCGGGTCGTGTTCCACATCAACAAGGCCGCCGACGGCAGGCTGAGCGCCAGCATGGACAGCCCGGACCAGGGCGCGACCGGTATTCCGGTCGATGAGTGCACGTTCACCAATGGAAAGCTGTCACTGACCGCGAAGGGCATCGGCGGCGCGTACGATGGGACCATGAAGAACGACAGCACTATCGATGGGATATGGTCACAATCAGGTGCGTCTTTGCCGCTCACACTCAAGCGGATTGAGAAGGTCGCTGAAGCAAGCCGGCCTCAGGAACCGAAGAAGCCGTACCCGTACAGAGAAGAGGAAGTCACGGTTGAGAACAAGACGGCGGGAATCACGCTCGCGGGAACGTTGACCGAGCCCGATTCCGGCGGCCCGTTTCCTGCGGTCGTGCTCATCACCGGTTCCGGACCCGAGAACCGCGACGAGGAGGTATTCGGTCACAAACCGTTCCTGGTTCTGGCCGACTATCTGACCCGGCAGGGAATCGCAGTGCTCCGCTGTGACGACCGGGGCGTGGGGAAATCCGGCGGAGACGAAAAGACTGCGACCACCTCCGACCTCGCCACCGACACGAGGGCTCAGTTCGAGTACCTAAAGACGCGCAAGGATATCGACCCGAAGCACGTCGGTCTCATCGGGCACAGCGAGGGCGGTCTGATAGCGCCGATAGTGGCGAACGAAGCCCCGGACGTGGCGTTCGTCGTGATGATGGCGGGCCCCGGATTGCCGGGCGACTCTATTCTCATGCTGCAGTCAGTAGCCGTGGCCAGGTCCGAGGGCGCGCCCGACTCGGCCCTGAAGCAGATAGCGACGGCTGAACGCGCCGTCCTCGACATCGTCAAGGCTGAAAAGGACACTGCCGCCGCTGCCGCGAAACTCCGCCCGTTGCTCAAGAAGCAGTCCTTGTCCGACCAGGCAATTGACGCACAGACTAAGGCCGTGCTCAGTCCGTGGTTCCGCTTCTTCGTCAGCTACGACCCGCGTCCGGCCCTCTCTCAACTTAGGCAGCCGGTGCTGGCGATTGACGGAGAGAAAGACGTACAGGTCGCGGCTGTGGAGAACCTCGCGGCAATCGAGACCGCGCTCAAGGCGGGCGGCAACAAGGACTTCGAAACCAAGGAACTGCCAGGTCTGAACCACCTGTTCCAGACGGCGAATACCGGGGCGGTGACCGAGTACGCGAAGATCGACGAGACCATCTCGCCCTCAGCGCTCCAGGTGATGGGCGACTGGATCCTCGCGCACGCGGGCACCAAGAAGTAGCCCATCCGGCACCGAAGCGGAGTCTTACCACAAAGACACCAAGACACCAAGGTCCAGGCAGTCGGATGCAGGCGACGCGATCCATGCTTGGCCGAGACTTGGAAGTCGTCGGGCGGTCCGAACGTACTGAGGCATTTGCTGCTGGGAGCTTCTTTGTGTCTTTGTGCCTTGGTGGTTAACTCCTGCCCCGACTCTGGCTCCGAAGCTCCGAAGCCGGATTGACTTGGCCGCACCAATCGGCTATTGTTGTCTGACGTGCTCCCACTAGCCATCCTGCTCCTGATTTCGGGCGTCGCACCGACCGATTCCGGCTACCTCACGGTCCGGTCGAACTCGGTCGGCATCGCGATTTACGTCGAGGGCGATTACGTCGGCCGGACACCGGTTGAGATGCACGCGCTGAAGCCGGGCAAGTACTCGGTCTCCATTGTGTCGGACGACAGCCTGGAGAACGTCTACTGGCATCTTCGCCAGGGGAACGTTGGCAAGATGCTCTCATCGGTCTGGACTCTGGCCGCCATTAACGCCGGGACGAGTTCGGTCGAAGTCGACTCCGGCAAGGTGACCGAGCTATCTATCGACTATGGAAAGGTCCTGAACGCGCCGACCGAAGCCAAATGGATTGCCTTCGGCTCGGTCGGCGGCCTGTTCATCGTCGGTGCAGCAGTCGGGTTCCTCATCCACTGGCTCGCCTTCCACTGATGCCTAGAAGAAGAGCTAAGAGAGAAGAGTGAAGAGAGAAAGCAAGACCGGGCTACACCCCTCTCAATTCATCATCCGCTCTTTCCCCAAGACCGCTGCCCTGTTTGTGCTCGTCGTGCTGCTGCTTGCGCCCGGTTTGCGAGCGTCGGGACATGCCCCGGAAAACGGGGGACAGTCCCTGGAAGTCGCACAGGGCCCTGCGAAGGGACAGTCCCCGTTTTCGAGTCGCCAATCGCCAGTCGCCGTTCGCGAGGCCGACTTCTACCGCAAGCTGGGCAATAACCTGGTCGCGTGCGACCTCTGCCCGCGCCGGTGTGTCATCGCCCCGGGCCAACGTGGATTCTGCCGCGCCCGGGAAAACCGCGACGGCAAGCTCTACTCGGTAGTCTACGGCCACCCCTGCTCACTCAACAAGGAGCCGATTGAGAAGGCTCCGTTCTTCCACTTCCTGCCCGGCAGCGAGCGTATTACGCTCGCCACCGCCGGCTGCAACCAGACGTGCAAGTACTGTCAGAACTGGGAGATCTCGCAAGCCCGCATGGAAGATCTGCAGAACTACAATCTTTCGCCCTCGGACGTCGTCGCCCTTGCGGTCGAAGAGAAAGTGCCGATTATCTGCTTCACCTACTCCGAGCCGACCGTGTTCTACGAGTACATGATAGACATCGCCCGCCTGGCCCGGGCCAAGGGCATCAGGACCGCGGTGGTGACCGGCGGCTACATCAACCCCGAGCCGCTCAAGCAGCTCTGCTCGCTGGTCGATGCTATCAAGATTGACCTGAAGGGCTTCACTCCCGAGTTCTACCAGAGCGTCTGCGGTTCGACACTCGAGCCAGTGCTCGAAGCGTGCAAGACTGTTGCGCAGACCCAGACTCATCTGGAGCTTGTGAACCTCGTGGTCCCGGCCCTGAATGACGACACGGCGACAATCAGGAAGATGTGCCGGTGGATCCGTGATAGCCTCGGCGACACGATCCCGGTCCATTTCACCCGGTTCTATCCCCAGTACCGACTCCAGAACTCGCCGGCCACGCCTATCGCCACACTCGAACGGACCATCGCCATCGCCAGGTCGGAAGGCCTCAAGTTCACCTACATCGGCAACGTGCCCGGCAACGCATCGGAGAACACCTATTGCCCCAAGTGCGGCAAGACTGTAATCCAGCGCAGCGGCTACACGATAGTAGATAACAAGCTGAAGGACGGCAACTGCCCGTTCTGCGGAACTCATATCCCCGGCGTATGGCAGTAAAGACAGCCATCGTCTACTCGGTGCCGCCCGAAAGGGCGCAGGAAGGGGTCGGCGCGATACTCGAAGCGTCCGAGTACTTCAAGCGTCTGCGGCCCAAGAAGCGGGTCGGCATCAAGGTCCACTTCGGCGAACACGGCAACCATAACCACCTGCGGCCGGAGTTCGTCCGCGCCGCGGCGGTTGCTGCCAGCTACTA encodes the following:
- a CDS encoding alpha/beta fold hydrolase, producing the protein MSKTNRFVPVILPIACLLLFASSCKASATKDVEGLWQGTLKVPNGELRVVFHINKAADGRLSASMDSPDQGATGIPVDECTFTNGKLSLTAKGIGGAYDGTMKNDSTIDGIWSQSGASLPLTLKRIEKVAEASRPQEPKKPYPYREEEVTVENKTAGITLAGTLTEPDSGGPFPAVVLITGSGPENRDEEVFGHKPFLVLADYLTRQGIAVLRCDDRGVGKSGGDEKTATTSDLATDTRAQFEYLKTRKDIDPKHVGLIGHSEGGLIAPIVANEAPDVAFVVMMAGPGLPGDSILMLQSVAVARSEGAPDSALKQIATAERAVLDIVKAEKDTAAAAAKLRPLLKKQSLSDQAIDAQTKAVLSPWFRFFVSYDPRPALSQLRQPVLAIDGEKDVQVAAVENLAAIETALKAGGNKDFETKELPGLNHLFQTANTGAVTEYAKIDETISPSALQVMGDWILAHAGTKK
- a CDS encoding PEGA domain-containing protein; its protein translation is MLPLAILLLISGVAPTDSGYLTVRSNSVGIAIYVEGDYVGRTPVEMHALKPGKYSVSIVSDDSLENVYWHLRQGNVGKMLSSVWTLAAINAGTSSVEVDSGKVTELSIDYGKVLNAPTEAKWIAFGSVGGLFIVGAAVGFLIHWLAFH
- the amrS gene encoding AmmeMemoRadiSam system radical SAM enzyme; protein product: MKRESKTGLHPSQFIIRSFPKTAALFVLVVLLLAPGLRASGHAPENGGQSLEVAQGPAKGQSPFSSRQSPVAVREADFYRKLGNNLVACDLCPRRCVIAPGQRGFCRARENRDGKLYSVVYGHPCSLNKEPIEKAPFFHFLPGSERITLATAGCNQTCKYCQNWEISQARMEDLQNYNLSPSDVVALAVEEKVPIICFTYSEPTVFYEYMIDIARLARAKGIRTAVVTGGYINPEPLKQLCSLVDAIKIDLKGFTPEFYQSVCGSTLEPVLEACKTVAQTQTHLELVNLVVPALNDDTATIRKMCRWIRDSLGDTIPVHFTRFYPQYRLQNSPATPIATLERTIAIARSEGLKFTYIGNVPGNASENTYCPKCGKTVIQRSGYTIVDNKLKDGNCPFCGTHIPGVWQ